The following are encoded in a window of Ogataea parapolymorpha DL-1 chromosome VII, whole genome shotgun sequence genomic DNA:
- a CDS encoding U4/U6.U5 tri-snRNP-associated protein 3, translating into MPKIQIKLKDRETAEKLQTSSNVKPPLEENGKSTGHDRVAESNDGSEASPENKEETDSVKDNMDEEDRGRRFSDNEEEPLVESEPGLSSIIGFDGFGSTKNKKVNGNAAFGAKKLPRTEYRQYMNREKGFNRPLSPPRKKKK; encoded by the coding sequence atgccAAAAATACAGATAAAGCTCAAAGACCGGGAGACGGCCGAAAAGCTACAGACAAGCAGTAATGTGAAGCCGCCGCTCGAAGAAAATGGCAAGTCAACAGGCCATGATAGAGTCGCTGAATCTAACGATGGTTCTGAAGCATCCCCGGAAAACAAAGAAGAAACGGATTCGGTAAAGGACAATATGGACGAAGAGGACCGTGGCCGACGGTTTTCTGATAACGAAGAGGAGCCACTTGTTGAAAGTGAGCCAGGATTGTCATCTATAATTGGATTTGATGGCTTTGGATCGACTAAAAACAAGAAAGTCAATGGTAATGCCGCTTTTGGTGCCAAAAAATTACCTAGAACTGAATATCGCCAGTACATGAACCGTGAAAAAGGATTCAATCGCCCACTCTCACCACccaggaagaagaagaaatga
- a CDS encoding Branched-chain-amino-acid aminotransferase, mitochondrial yields the protein MSSALDSSKLKITKTTAPKTKLPNDQLVFGQSFTDHMLTIEWTAESGWGIPEIKPYGNLSLDPSACVFHYAFELFEGLKAYKDSKGKIRMFRPDMNMKRMNKSAARICLPTFDSEELIKLIGELLKIDGAFIPQERGYSLYIRPTMIGTTAGLGVGIPDRALLYVICSPVGPYYKTGFKAVRLEATDYATRAWPGGVGDKKLGANYAPCIKPQLEAASRGYQQNLWLFGPEKNVTEVGTMNFFVVFQDKATGKKELVTAPLDGTILEGVTRDSILSLARERLNPSEWDVNERYCTITEIASKAESGELVEAFGAGTAAVVSPIKEIGYNGTAINVPLLPGEQFGPLTKQIADWIAELQYGVVESEWSRVVN from the coding sequence ATGTCGTCTGCGCTAGATTCTTCAAAGCTGAAGATCACCAAAACTACAGCACCAAAGACTAAACTGCCTAATGACCAACTTGTGTTCGGCCAATCATTCACCGATCATATGTTGACTATTGAATGGACTGCAGAGTCCGGTTGGGGCATTCCAGAGATCAAACCATACGGAAATCTCTCTCTTGATCCATCTGCTTGTGTTTTTCACTATGCTTTCGAACTGTTCGAAGGTCTTAAGGCATACAAGGATAGTAAGGGAAAGATTAGAATGTTCAGACCAGACATGAACATGAAGAGAATGAATAAGTCTGCTGCTAGAATATGCTTGCCTACTTTTGATTCTGAAGAACTCATCAAGCTCATCGGGGAATTGTTGAAGATCGACGGTGCTTTTATCCCACAAGAGAGAGGATACTCTCTTTATATCAGACCAACTATGATTGGGACGACAGCAGGTCTTGGTGTTGGAATTCCAGACAGGGCTCTTCTTTATGTCATTTGTTCGCCTGTTGGACCATACTATAAGACTGGTTTCAAGGCAGTTAGATTGGAAGCCACTGATTACGCTACCAGAGCTTGGCCTGGAGGAGTTGGTGATAAGAAACTCGGAGCAAACTACGCTCCATGTATCAAACCTCAACTTGAGGCTGCTTCCAGAGGATATCAACAAAATCTTTGGTTGTTCGGTCCAGAAAAGAACGTTACGGAAGTGGGTACCATGAACTTCTTCGTTGTTTTCCAGGACAAGGCTACAGGAAAGAAAGAGTTAGTGACGGCCCCATTGGATGGCACTATTTTGGAGGGTGTGACAAGAGATTCCATTTTGAGCTTGGCAAGAGAGAGGCTCAATCCATCTGAATGGGATGTCAACGAGAGATATTGTACCATCACTGAAATTGCCTCCAAGGCCGAATCTGGTGAATTGGTCGAGGCTTTTGGTGCCGGAACTGCTGCAGTTGTGTCGCCAATTAAAGAGATTGGCTATAACGGCACTGCTATCAATGTTCCTTTGCTTCCTGGCGAACAATTTGGTCCTTTGACCAAACAAATCGCAGACTGGATTGCTGAGTTGCAATATGGTGTTGTTGAGAGCGAGTGGTCCAGAGTTGTGAATtaa
- a CDS encoding putative secreted protein encodes MKTSTLLILALTSYTIAAPFEAQDLGEKVTQAVNYVENKYHLTIETDELEWLGTGHKPTDDSTNGQVPVSTDFIGAPKVTSTFASVNAKTTLSTSFLNSAHTSEPGGQTLSSIFSTTTTSAAVESSASQSETSTSVSSSGAHTGRGTFYEVGADNCGTSSTNSDLVCAISHSLYETSVNGEDLSSYCGKTITANYNGNSVTVKVVDSCESCGDNDLDFSPAAFSKLADQDVGEIEITWSWD; translated from the coding sequence ATGAAAACTTCCACTCTTTTGATTCTTGCACTCACTTCCTATACCATTGCAGCTCCTTTTGAAGCCCAGGATCTGGGAGAAAAGGTCACACAGGCTGTGAACTATGTTGAGAACAAGTATCACCTCACCATCGAAACAGACGAGCTCGAATGGCTTGGAACTGGACATAAACCTACAGATGATTCCACGAATGGCCAGGTTCCAGTTTCCACCGACTTTATTGGTGCTCCCAAAGTTACGAGCACTTTTGCCTCAGTCAACGCAAAGACTACTTTGTCCACGTCGTTCTTGAATTCTGCTCACACTTCGGAACCTGGTGGCCAGACGTTATCTTCAATTTTCTCCACCACTACAACTAGTGCTGCTGTTGAGTCTTCCGCCTCTCAAAGCGAAACTTCTACAAGTGTTTCATCTAGTGGTGCTCATACCGGTAGAGGAACCTTTTATGAAGTTGGAGCTGACAACTGTGGAACCTCCAGCACCAACTCTGACTTGGTCTGCGCCATCTCCCACTCCCTTTATGAGACTTCTGTCAATGGTGAGGATCTCTCGTCCTACTGTGGTAAGACCATCACTGCCAACTACAACGGCAACTCTGTTACGGTCAAGGTCGTTGACTCTTGCGAGTCATGTGGAGACAATGATTTGGActtttctccagctgccTTCTCCAAGCTGGCAGACCAGGACGTAGGCGAAATTGAGATCACCTGGTCTTGGGATTAA
- a CDS encoding short chain dehydrogenase encodes MPLNILGTLLLEGSDKVPGWDYAKKYGPLLLTAGLTKYYFGGSTNTWERDLHGKVYLVTGGTSGIGASLVRELANRGAQLVLLSSQLNEDGSGGAWITDYIDDLRNDTGNQLIYAEHCDLSSLYSIRKFATTWLDQSPPRRLDGILCLAAEAAPIGKVRESSIDGVERQMAINYLGHFHLLTLLEPSLKVQLADRDVRILLASCMSQSIGEIDLNDLLWDVRKYPANQPWKVYGTSKLMLSMFAKEYQRRLDSFQRKDGEPNNTKINIVNPGLVRTPSMRRTLSMGSIWGLLLYLILYPFWWFVLKSGEQGMQSFLFALNSPEFLKLHGGNYVKECSIVKKEQRSELNNKELQSALFDKTKEVVEILEKRSAIERNRLKKQNGDKSKKKESKNKGLSSNAQISETDKLSLFKSAFKNQPGPALLSKLSQDQEEKKNERLRSLDRKLEASKKLTSQK; translated from the coding sequence ATGCCACTCAATATTCTAGGTACTCTACTGCTGGAAGGTAGTGATAAAGTTCCAGGATGGGACTAtgccaaaaaatatggGCCGCTTTTGCTTACTGCAGGACTTACAAAGTACTACTTTGGTGGATCAACTAATACATGGGAGAGAGACTTACACGGTAAAGTTTATCTCGTGACTGGAGGAACGTCGGGTATCGGCGCCTCCCTGGTGCGCGAGCTTGCTAATAGAGGTGCACAACTGGTTCTGTTGAGTTCACAGCTGAATGAAGATGGGTCAGGAGGTGCGTGGATTACAGATTATATCGACGATCTCAGAAACGACACGGGAAACCAATTGATATATGCGGAGCATTGTGACTTGTCCTCCTTGTATTCCATTAGAAAGTTTGCTACCACCTGGCTTGATCAGTCCCCACCACGTCGTCTTGATGGGATATTGTGCCTTGCAGCCGAAGCGGCACCAATTGGCAAGGTTAGAGAATCAAGTATAGACGGTGTTGAACGTCAAATGGCAATCAATTACCTTGGTCACTTTCACCTGCTCACATTGCTTGAACCGTCCCTTAAAGTTCAGTTAGCTGATAGAGATGTTAGAATATTACTGGCCAGCTGTATGAGTCAGTCCATAGGTGAGATCGACCTGAACGATTTGTTGTGGGACGTGAGAAAATACCCTGCAAACCAGCCATGGAAGGTCTATGGGACATCAAAGCTAATGCTTTCCATGTTTGCAAAAGAATACCAACGGAGGCTGGACagctttcaaagaaaagaTGGTGAGCCAAATAATACGAAAATCAATATCGTGAACCCAGGATTGGTAAGAACCCCTTCTATGCGTCGTACTCTCTCCATGGGCTCCATTTGGGGCCTGCTGCTTTATTTGATATTGTATCCTTTTTGGTGGTTCGTCTTGAAATCCGGAGAACAAGGAATGCAGTCGTTTTTGTTTGCACTTAACTCTCCTGAGTTCCTTAAATTGCATGGTGGTAATTACGTCAAAGAGTGCTCAATTGTCAAAAAGGAACAGCGCTCTGAACTCAACAATAAAGAGCTACAATCGGCTTTATTCGATAAAACTAAAGAGGTGGTtgagattttggagaaaagaTCTGCGATCGAACGGAACAGGCTGAAGAAGCAAAATGGGGAcaagagcaaaaagaaagagagTAAGAACAAGGGCTTATCGAGTAACGCACAGATATCAGAGACGGATAAATTAAGTTTATTCAAGTCGGCATTCAAGAACCAGCCCGGACCCGCACTGTTGAGTAAACTTTCCCAGGATcaggaggagaaaaagaacgagaGATTGAGGAGTCTGGATAGGAAACTTGAAGCGAGTAAGAAACTGACAAGCCAAAAATGA
- a CDS encoding Karyogamy protein KAR4, translating into MNNTSYIKPVGTRSGYPYLSSLQGWQGSDYNIQKSLAHQPGDGHRLVATRASVKDSYSKTTRTLASLNPQQTNNRTGKGNANSKQNNESKSSVPCFKNDYSNHYIHSGVLPVKYVRNAIQPVEGYPKLQKLIKLKEQQVMKYATRAYGSRVKPEKMVDTLNKWIYEDNLQFDVIMIGALSENQLLYPLISQLPIDKLCAKPGFLFIWASTQKISELSKLLSNTGTWTKKFRRSEELVFVPVDKNSPFYPTDSLIPEEQLLEQMQWHCWMCITGTVRRSSDKNLIHCNINTDLSIENASTKNSAVPAQIYQVAENFSTSTKRLHIIPSKTGLDHPVKLRPGWVILSPDVMLDNFDALKYKKEIASLGSNIPLDDEIEQLRPKTPV; encoded by the coding sequence ATGAATAATACATCCTATATCAAGCCAGTAGGTACAAGATCGGGATATCCTTACCTATCAAGCCTTCAAGGATGGCAGGGATCAGATTATAATATTCAAAAATCACTAGCACATCAACCTGGTGATGGCCATAGACTTGTTGCAACACGTGCCTCCGTTAAAGATTCATATTCAAAGACTACAAGAACTTTAGCATCCTTGAATCCCCAACAGACAAACAATAGGACAGGGAAAGGGAACGCCAATAGTAAGCAAAACAATGAGAGCAAAAGCTCCGTTCCATGTTTCAAGAATGATTATTCAAATCATTACATCCATTCTGGTGTCCTTCCAGTCAAATATGTAAGAAACGCAATTCAACCTGTGGAAGGATATCCAAAGCTACAAAAGCTTATTAAACTTAAAGAGCAACAGGTGATGAAATATGCTACTAGAGCTTATGGCTCAAGAGTCAAGCCTGAAAAAATGGTTGATACGTTGAACAAGTGGATATACGAGGACAACTTACAGTTTGATGTTATCATGATTGGTGCATTATCTGAAAACCAGTTATTATACCCCTTGATATCGCAACTTCCAATTGATAAACTATGTGCTAAACCGGGATTTTTGTTCATCTGGGCATCCACCCAGAAAATATCCGAGCTTTCTAAACTTCTTTCAAACACGGGCACatggacaaaaaaatttaggAGATCAGAAGAGCTTGTGTTCGTTCCTGTGGACAAGAATTCGCCATTCTATCCCACCGATTCACTTATCCCTGAAGAACAATTGCTAGAACAAATGCAATGGCATTGTTGGATGTGTATTACTGGAACCGTACGGAGATCATCAGACAAGAACCTTATTCACTGCAACATTAACACTGATCTTTCCATTGAAAATGCTTCCACGAAGAACTCGGCCGTTCCAGCACAGATATACCAAGTTGCCGAGAATTTTTCGACTTCCACCAAACGGCTGCATATCATCCCATCAAAGACAGGGCTTGATCATCCTGTGAAACTGAGGCCAGGCTGGGTTATCCTGAGCCCCGATGTCATGCTCGATAACTTTGATGCATTGAAATACAAAAAGGAGATTGCAAGTCTGGGTTCCAATATTCCTCTTGATGACGAAATTGAACAATTAAGACCCAAGACTCCAGTTTAA
- a CDS encoding Pre-rRNA-processing protein IPI3 has translation MDELLFYNSVGDPSKKHSTSFGFLSSIHSSQHIGQYRQCYSNVNGTALTGVGGEHKVIVACKGKALIQVYLHGKESPEQTIPLPEEISCLEIFPHPDSQRSWLLVAGAVSGRLYVWELDSGLLLTVKESHYQSVGVIKCSKGYIVSGGADSRIVVWKVLDILSDSHKPYAIFTDHTLPITDICISSGLINDMKLWSVSTDQTVRCYDLTSLALVTTFVAQHPIQSIAADPAFRCLYIGLANGTIRMINLFQASPQTQIWEQVGGFGKIITLKDDTDLRETFTNHQIGENPVTKVAVSFDGTQIVSGDSNGKVLVLDVATKQTVRTLKQLAGPVSNLKLFRLEANVVNNSALKTAVRTIPVLKRNLVEDSDLQKHEVHRKFTDSQSVQQLNLENFLDTVKSEQRWFSNFTGVDSTVKQTKENVRSELEELKESYASMKSKYDALYDEHSKLLMNSK, from the coding sequence atggacgagctgcttttCTACAACTCAGTTGGTGACCCCTCCAAAAAACATTCTACCTCGTTTGGGTTTTTGTCTAGTATTCATTCGTCGCAACATATTGGTCAATATCGCCAATGTTACTCGAACGTTAACGGCACAGCACTCACTGGGGTTGGTGGTGAGCACAAGGTTATTGTCGCGTGCAAAGGCAAGGCACTCATTCAGGTATACTTACACGGAAAGGAGTCGCCCGAACAGACTATCCCTttgccagaagaaatcAGCTGTCTCGAAATCTTTCCACATCCAGATTCTCAAAGATCGTGGCTTTTGGTTGCAGGAGCAGTGAGCGGTCGCTTATACGTCTGGGAACTTGACTCTGGCCTTCTTCTCACAGTGAAAGAGAGCCATTATCAGTCTGTGGGAGTGATTAAGTGCTCTAAAGGATATATTGTGAGTGGAGGAGCAGACTCCAGAATTGTCGTTTGGAAAGTTTTGGATATTCTTTCCGACTCCCATAAACCCTATGCTATATTCACTGATCATACTCTACCAATTACTGACATATGTATAAGTTCTGGGCTCATTAATGACATGAAATTGTGGTCTGTCTCCACAGACCAGACTGTGCGCTGCTACGATTTGACCTCTTTGGCTTTGGTTACAACGTTCGTCGCACAGCACCCCATCCAGTCCATTGCAGCAGACCCGGCATTCAGATGTCTATATATTGGACTAGCCAACGGAACCATTCGGATGATAAATCTGTTTCAAGcatctccacaaacacagatATGGGAGCAAGTTGGTGGTTTTGGCAAAATCATCACCTTGAAAGACGACACAGACCTGCGCGAAACCTTCACTAACCATCAGATTGGAGAAAACCCAGTGACCAAAGTTGCAGTTTCGTTCGATGGCACACAAATTGTCAGTGGCGACAGCAACGGAAAAGTGTTGGTTTTGGACGTGGCCACGAAACAAACTGTGCGCACCTTGAAACAGCTTGCTGGGCCTGTCTCAAATCTAAAACTATTTAGACTGGAGGCTAATGTTGTGAACAATTCTGCACTGAAGACTGCTGTGCGAACAATTCCCGTCCTCAAAAGAAATCTTGTGGAGGATTCAGACCTCCAAAAGCATGAGGTTCATAGAAAATTCACTGACTCTCAAAGTGTTCAACAACTTAACCTTGAAAACTTCTTAGACACTGTTAAATCAGAACAGAGGTGGTTCTCTAATTTCACTGGAGTTGACTCGACTGTCAAGCAAACTAAAGAGAATGTGAGATCCGAgttggaagagctgaaagAGTCTTATGCAAGCATGAAATCCAAGTATGATGCACTCTATGACGAACACTCCAAGCTTTTAATGAATAGTAAATAG
- a CDS encoding Ras-related C3 botulinum toxin substrate 1 has protein sequence MRSIKCVVVGDGAVGKTCLLISYTTNQFPQDYVPTVFDNYSANLMVDDERVTLNLWDTAGQEEYDRLRPLSYQQTEIFIICFSLVEPSSFVNVKNKWIPEIKHHSPKNVLILLVGTKLDLRDDPHVLDQLEEYGQSPISFEQGRKLAKEVGCIDYMECSAASQQGVSEIFEYAIKAVLHPPTEERKASQAANMKQNTPLPAQPVQKKVKKSKKCTIL, from the coding sequence ATGAGAAGCATAAAGTGTGTGGTTGTTGGAGACGGCGCAGTCGGAAAGACCTGCCTTCTGATCTCCTACACCACGAACCAGTTTCCTCAGGACTACGTGCCAACTGTTTTCGATAATTATTCCGCTAATCTGATGGTCGACGATGAGAGAGTCACGCTCAATCTGTGGGATACTGCAGGCCAGGAAGAGTATGACCGTCTGAGGCCTCTTTCATATCAACAAACCGAAATCTTCATCATCTGCTTCTCCCTTGTGGAACCTTCATCCTTTGTCAATGTGAAAAACAAGTGGATCCCAGAAATCAAGCATCATTCTCCGAAAAAtgttttgattttgcttGTAGGCACCaagctggatttgaggGATGATCCACATGTTCTTGACCAACTGGAAGAGTATGGGCAGAGCCCGATCAGCTTCGAGCAAGGTAGAAAGCTAGCAAAGGAGGTAGGATGTATAGATTACATGGAATGCTCAGCTGCTTCGCAACAAGGTGTCAGCGAAATTTTCGAATATGCAATTAAAGCAGTTCTACATCCTCCAACGGAGGAAAGGAAGGCGAGCCAAGCAGCAAATATGAAGCAGAATACGCCGCTACCTGCCCAGCCAGTCCAAAAGAAAGtcaaaaagagcaaaaaatGCACTATTCTTTAA
- a CDS encoding Nicotinamide/nicotinate mononucleotide adenylyltransferase: MFSFEPHLNSFLKTTSKSFKLLFATNNQFVLPITNRILVLDSSFNPPHKGHLSLVAKSLTHKLGDESTAHSSVNSRSVLLVLSVKNADKQPQPAKFEDRLKMMYYLAHEITDQLGVSCAIGITNCSLFVDKALTLEEYFKREYTDHLRFTFLLGYDTLIRLLAPKYYEPRSLQDALGGFFNTSDCFVLTRNDGNHPLESQMQYLERMKKGLVADTPPTWADKIFLAQGDAHTDNLSSSSIRKLIQSGDNSWITKTTPNIASFITEEHPYDDIHTPL, encoded by the coding sequence ATGTTCAGTTTTGAGCCTCACTTGAACTCGTTTCTCAAGACCACATCCAAATCgttcaagctgctctttgCAACGAATAACCAGTTTGTTCTTCCAATAACAAATCGTATCCTTGTATTGGACTCGTCATTCAACCCCCCTCATAAAGGTCACTTATCATTGGTAGCCAAGTCCCTCACACATAAATTAGGTGATGAATCAACCGCTCACAGCAGCGTGAACTCAAGGTCAGTGCTATTAGTACTCTCAGTTAAAAATGCCGACAAGCAACCACAACCTGCCAAGTTCGAAGACCGCCTTAAAATGATGTACTACTTGGCTCATGAAATTACTGATCAATTGGGAGTCTCTTGCGCTATCGGAATCACCAATTGCTCCCTTTTTGTGGATAAAGCTCTGACTTTAGAGGAGTATTTCAAAAGAGAATACACAGACCACTTGAGGTTTACCTTCCTGCTTGGCTATGATACTCTTATTAGACTtctggctccaaaataCTACGAGCCTCGTTCTTTGCAAGACGCTTTAGGAGGGTTTTTCAACACGAGCGACTGTTTCGTATTGACAAGGAATGACGGTAACCATCCTCTGGAATCCCAGATGCAATACCTTGAGAGAATGAAAAAAGGCCTGGTAGCAGACACACCACCTACTTGGGCAGATAAAATCTTCTTAGCCCAGGGAGATGCTCATACGGATAATCTCAGCTCATCAAGCATAAGGAAGCTCATTCAATCTGGAGACAATAGCTGGATTACGAAAACAACACCGAACATAGCTAGTTTCATCACCGAAGAACATCCTTACGATGACATCCATACACCACTATAg